The following coding sequences lie in one Paenibacillus durus ATCC 35681 genomic window:
- a CDS encoding SPL family radical SAM protein: MPKTYEPVTSKTGMTRVKEERMPFGWSVNPYRGCAHGCSFCFARGFQGFIDKKADDEFQNHILLKTNVAEALEAQLSGLARKFRYDLAAMRNEVGEVMIGTATDPYQPVESRTKLTRKCLLVLAKYGIRTSVTTRSPLILRDLDLLENMHTLSVNISINTLNDGLARRLEPESPLPSKRLDTVQKLTERGIRTAVFIAPILPFLTDEPGELEALFAAAADLGAESVMTSLLRLSRDVKGWYFRTLKEQFPDKLELYRRLYADGGYAESGYRENMSQLLDELHRKYGPRFRSVPERTAVWEDYRTGEEPKRSGLAEIAGEPPIEQLSFPF; this comes from the coding sequence ATGCCGAAGACATACGAACCGGTAACATCGAAGACGGGAATGACACGTGTGAAAGAGGAACGAATGCCTTTCGGCTGGTCGGTCAATCCGTACCGGGGGTGCGCACATGGCTGCAGCTTCTGTTTTGCCAGAGGGTTTCAAGGATTTATCGATAAAAAAGCGGATGACGAGTTCCAAAATCATATCCTGCTCAAGACGAACGTGGCGGAAGCGCTGGAGGCGCAGCTGTCGGGTTTGGCCCGCAAATTCAGGTACGATCTTGCAGCGATGAGAAATGAAGTGGGCGAGGTCATGATCGGGACGGCGACCGATCCTTATCAGCCGGTAGAGAGCAGAACGAAGCTAACCCGAAAATGTCTGCTGGTGCTGGCGAAGTACGGTATACGGACCTCGGTGACCACCCGATCTCCTCTGATCCTGCGCGACTTGGATTTGCTTGAGAATATGCATACTTTGTCGGTTAATATCAGCATCAATACGTTGAATGACGGGCTTGCGCGCAGGCTGGAGCCGGAATCTCCCCTGCCGTCCAAGAGGCTGGATACGGTTCAAAAGCTGACGGAACGGGGGATCAGGACGGCCGTATTTATCGCGCCGATTCTTCCGTTTCTGACCGATGAGCCGGGCGAGCTTGAAGCGCTGTTCGCTGCTGCGGCGGACCTCGGAGCGGAATCGGTCATGACTTCGCTGCTGCGTCTTTCCCGGGATGTAAAAGGCTGGTACTTCCGTACGCTTAAAGAACAGTTCCCGGATAAGCTGGAGCTGTACCGGAGACTGTATGCGGACGGGGGCTATGCTGAGTCGGGATACCGCGAGAATATGTCCCAGCTTCTGGACGAGCTGCACCGTAAATACGGTCCAAGGTTCCGTTCTGTGCCTGAAAGGACCGCAGTATGGGAGGATTACCGTACAGGGGAAGAACCGAAGCGGTCCGGATTGGCCGAAATCGCCGGGGAGCCGCCGATTGAGCAGCTGTCCTTCCCGTTTTAA
- a CDS encoding aldo/keto reductase, whose product MKKRELGKSGLEVSALGLGCMGMSEFYGSLDEDESIRTIHRAIEMGVTFLDTADMYGVGRNEELVGRAIKGQRDSVILATKFGNVRAADGTPLGINGRPEYVKQACDASLKRLGVDHIDLYYQHRVDPNTPIEETVGAMADLVQAGKVRFLGLSEASPRTIAKAHAVHPIAALQTEYSLWSREVEDEILPLCRELGIGFVAYSPLGRGFLTGQIKSFDDLEENDYRRFAPRFQGDNFRKNLDLVERIHEIAKEKGCSSSQLALAWLLSRGDDIVPIPGTKRRSYLEENAGALDVTLSQDELRRIDEAAPIGAAAGFRYPEASMKVIDK is encoded by the coding sequence ATGAAGAAACGCGAATTGGGCAAATCCGGTCTTGAGGTTTCCGCTCTTGGTCTCGGTTGTATGGGCATGTCCGAATTCTACGGCAGCCTCGACGAAGATGAATCCATCCGCACGATCCACCGGGCGATTGAGATGGGTGTTACATTCCTCGATACGGCGGATATGTACGGAGTCGGCAGAAATGAGGAACTGGTCGGACGGGCGATCAAGGGTCAGAGGGACAGCGTCATACTGGCCACGAAGTTCGGCAATGTGCGCGCGGCTGACGGAACGCCGCTTGGAATCAACGGCCGTCCCGAATATGTGAAGCAAGCGTGCGACGCCAGCCTGAAGCGTCTTGGTGTCGATCATATCGATCTCTATTATCAGCACCGGGTCGATCCCAATACCCCAATTGAAGAAACGGTTGGCGCCATGGCCGATCTTGTGCAAGCCGGCAAGGTCCGGTTTCTCGGATTGTCCGAGGCATCGCCCCGGACGATAGCCAAAGCGCATGCCGTTCATCCGATTGCCGCGCTGCAGACGGAATACTCGCTGTGGAGCCGGGAGGTTGAGGATGAGATTCTTCCGCTCTGCCGGGAGCTCGGCATTGGCTTTGTGGCGTACAGTCCGCTGGGAAGAGGGTTTTTGACCGGTCAAATCAAATCTTTCGACGACTTGGAAGAGAACGACTACCGGAGATTCGCTCCAAGATTCCAAGGGGACAACTTCCGCAAGAATCTTGATCTGGTGGAACGCATCCATGAGATCGCCAAGGAAAAAGGCTGCTCGTCCTCTCAATTGGCGCTGGCCTGGCTGCTCAGCCGCGGAGACGACATCGTGCCGATTCCCGGAACGAAGCGGAGATCCTACCTGGAAGAGAACGCCGGTGCGCTTGACGTAACGCTCAGCCAGGATGAACTGCGCCGGATCGACGAAGCTGCGCCGATAGGGGCGGCGGCCGGATTTCGGTATCCTGAAGCTTCGATGAAAGTTATCGATAAATAA